The following coding sequences are from one Caballeronia sp. Lep1P3 window:
- a CDS encoding DUF3331 domain-containing protein, translated as MTTVAKLSSSDSFIAGKALSSVLASTERSARLKFERSAVRAVERVSARTALVEWCERGVCYYAEQGWVRGTAQRDGICALSGALIRRGDAVFRPRSGTPQPKNLRAMILAKLILETESG; from the coding sequence TTGACGACTGTAGCTAAGCTCTCGAGCAGCGACAGTTTCATCGCGGGCAAAGCGCTTTCATCGGTGCTCGCTTCAACTGAACGCAGCGCGAGGCTCAAATTCGAGAGGTCCGCGGTCCGAGCGGTGGAGCGGGTGAGCGCGCGCACAGCCCTGGTTGAATGGTGCGAACGCGGCGTTTGCTACTACGCCGAACAGGGTTGGGTGCGCGGAACCGCACAGCGGGACGGAATTTGCGCGCTCTCCGGAGCGTTGATCCGACGCGGCGACGCGGTCTTCCGCCCGCGCAGTGGAACGCCTCAGCCAAAAAATCTTCGCGCGATGATTCTTGCGAAGCTGATTCTCGAGACGGAAAGCGGCTAG